A single genomic interval of Pyrus communis chromosome 7, drPyrComm1.1, whole genome shotgun sequence harbors:
- the LOC137740536 gene encoding uncharacterized protein has product MEESRNRSKDGSKGLSDDDDVDQGELYSPAYSINERNNKANLDANVGQGELYSPSHAIKVSNNKPNQEPSSLLPSSMGLGVAADYIRWNLEAIKDRLLEKLAAAAVPADALDSARHCLESVVKDVTGAAHGITKDALHRIRTHLVDILPSLSPETTNKMVDEAEREANNVGGGRGREDERKNEEGRHRSRCLAHFLCVFYIKALMPLCI; this is encoded by the exons ATGGAAGAGAGTAGAAACAGAAGCAAAGATGGGTCAAAGGGATTAAGTGACGATGATGATGTGGATCAAGGAGAACTGTACTCTCCTGCTTATTCCATCAACGAGAGAAACAACAAAGCAAACCTTGATGCTAATGTGGGTCAAGGAGAATTGTACTCTCCTTCCCATGCCATCAAAGTGAGCAATAACAAACCAAACCAAGAACCGTCGTCGCTGCTGCCATCGTCAATGGGATTGGGTGTGGCTGCAGACTATATAAGGTGGAACTTGGAGGCCATCAAGGACAGACTGTTGGAGAAGCTGGCAGCTGCTGCTGTTCCTGCTGATGCTTTGGACAGTGCGCGCCACTGCTTAGAGAGTGTCGTCAAAGATGTCACTGGGGCTGCGCATGGAATCACCAAGGATGCCTTGCACCGGATCAGAACTCATCTTGTTGACATTCTACCCTCCCTGTCTCCTGAAACCACTAACAAG ATGGTGGATGAGGCAGAAAGGGAAGCTAATAATGTTGGTGGAGGTCGTGGGAGAGAAGATGAGAGGAAGAACGAGGAAGGACGCCATAGAAGTAGATGCCTCGCCCACTTCCTCTGTGTTTTCTACATCAAGGCTTTGATGCCTCTTTGTATCTAA
- the LOC137741143 gene encoding uncharacterized protein: MLIYYVPTSPFLLNKIPPQLEKINIANKINNANGISIRSTSQATSSSSSRSTSQATSSSSRRSRSRSFLLATAGFLAAAAVLASAGAVESPEQSETLENIPQTLSGECALPKDCKKPRIQRPKSRKAESCTIKCVTTCIRGGEGSPGEGPFNVRRPIVVFKQGFRSRQYCLVECSDICNLIKDGDDGP, encoded by the exons ATGCTAATTTATTATGTCCCAACTTCTCCATTCCTTCTCAATAAAATCCCACCACAACTTGAAAAAATCAACATCGCCAACAAGATTAACAATGCCAATGGTATTAGCATCAGAAGCACTTCCCAAgccaccagcagcagcagcagcagaagcaCTTCCCAAgccaccagcagcagcagcagaagaagcagaagcagaagcttTCTCTTAGCAACTGCAGGGTTTCTTGCAGCTGCTGCAGTTTTAGCTTCTGCCGGTGCAGTTGAGTCTCCTGAGCAATCTGAGACTCTAGAAAATATTCCCCAGACACTGTCTGGAGAGTGTGCTTTGCCCAAGGATTGCAAGAAACCAAGGATTCAAAGACCAAAGTCGAGAAAGGCAGAGTCTTGCACAATTAAGTGCGTCACCACCTGCATTAGAGGTGGTGAGGGCTCACCTGGTGAAGGCCCCTTCAATGTCAGGAG GCCTATAGTTGTTTTCAAGCAAGGATTTAGAAGCCGGCAATATTG TTTGGTGGAGTGCTCAGATATTTGCAATTTAATTAAAGATGGTGACGACGGGCCTTAA
- the LOC137739009 gene encoding protein HIGH CHLOROPHYLL FLUORESCENCE PHENOTYPE 173, chloroplastic, giving the protein MAVTKAISSTSLSNGGGGGKNNITHYYQWRRPISLPIPKPNSQNFTIAAGNRSLLIPRAAGPSSEPTNNGGGRKTKTKTKNKTVDPVSTEEKSDSPINQIQEQQEQKQNQKQLGLDLEDVNPVGLGRRSRQLFDEVWRKFSGLGQISRTSLPDERDALDALLIREGPMCEFVIPGAQNTTVLVVGATSSIGRIVVRKLMLRGYTVKALVRNADQEVVEMLPRSVEIVTGDVGDPATLYAAVQGCNKIIYCATARSTISGDLYRVDQRGVYNLTKAFQDYNNKMAQLRAGKSSKSKLTLVKFKTPESVDGWEVRQGTYFQDVVASKYDGGMDAKFEFTFTGDAVFSGYVFTRGGYVELSKKLSLPLGRTLDRYEGLVLSVGGNGRSYILILEAGPLSDTSQSKLYFSRFNTKAGFCRVRVPFSSFRPVKPDDPPLDPFLVHTLTLRFEPRRQKAVEGRTGVQQQDPRSFTLILEYIKALPTGQETDFVLVSCTGSGIEPNRREQVLKAKRAGEESLRKSGLGYTIIRPGPLKEEPGGQRALIFDQGNRISQGISCADVADICVKALHDSTARNKSFDVCYEYVADQGKELYELVAHLPDKANNYLTPALSALEKNT; this is encoded by the exons ATGGCCGTCACTAAAGCCATCAGCAGCACCAGCTTGAGCAATGGCGGCGGCGGCGGTAAAAATAATATCACTCACTATTACCAATGGCGGAGGCCCATTTCTCTCCCAATCCCAAAACCCAACTCCCAAAACTTCACAATCGCCGCCGGAAACCGCTCGTTGTTAATTCCCAGGGCCGCCGGACCTTCCTCCGAGCCCACCAACAATGGCGGCGgaagaaaaaccaaaaccaaaaccaagaaCAAAACAGTTGATCCTGTTTCTACTGAGGAGAAAAGTGATTCCCCAATTAATCAAATCCAAGAACAGCAGGAGCAGAAGCAGAATCAGAAGCAGCTGGGATTGGATTTGGAGGACGTGAACCCGGTCGGGCTCGGTAGGAGGTCGCGCCAGCTGTTCGATGAAGTGTGGCGCAAGTTTTCTGGCCTCGGGCAGATCTCAAGAACCAGTCTTCCCGACGAAAGAGACGCGCTTGACGCTCTGCTCATCAGGGAAGGACCCATGTGCGAGTTCGTCATCCCCGGCGCCCAGAACACCACCGTCTTGGTCGTCGGCGCCACCTCGAGTATCGGCCGGATAGTGGTCCGCAAGCTCATGCTCCGAGGGTACACTGTTAAG GCGCTGGTGAGGAATGCTGATCAGGAAGTGGTGGAGATGTTGCCAAGATCGGTTGAGATTGTGACCGGGGATGTGGGTGATCCTGCTACCCTATACGCGGCGGTACAGGGCTGTAACAAGATTATCTATTGTGCTACTGCACGCTCTACTATCAGTGGAGACCTCTACAGAGTTGATCAAAGAGGGGTCTACAACCTCACCAAAGCATTCCAG GACTATAACAACAAAATGGCACAGTTACGAGCAGGAAAGAGTAGCAAGAGCAAACTTACTCTTGTAAAGTTCAAGACTCCAGAGTCAGTGGATGGATGGGAAGTTCGTCAGGGGACTTACTTTCAGGATGTGGTTGCGTCTAAGTATGATGGAGGAATGGATGCCAAGTTCGAATTCACTTTCACCGGAGATGCTGTTTTCTCCG GATATGTTTTCACCAGAGGAGGGTATGTTGAACTTTCTAAAAAGCTTTCGCTTCCTTTGGGTCGAACCCTTGACAG GTATGAAGGTCTAGTTCTTTCTGTTGGTGGGAATGGAAGATCTTACATATTAATTCTTGAAGCTGGTCCTTTGTCGGATACATCTCAAAGTAAATTATACTTTTCTAGATTCAACACAAAAGCAGGATTTTGTAGG GTCAGAGTACCGTTTTCATCATTCCGCCCTGTGAAACCAGATGATCCACCACTAGACCCATTCCTTGTACATACATTAACCCTGCGTTTTGAGCCCAGAAGACAG AAAGCTGTTGAAGGACGTACGGGAGTGCAGCAGCAAGACCCAAGAAGTTTTACGCTTATACTAGAATACATAAAAGCTTTGCCA ACTGGGCAAGAAACGGACttcgttttagtttcttgtACCGGATCAGGAATAGAACCTAATAGAAGGGAGCAGGTTCTTAAAGCCAAAAGG GCTGGGGAAGAGTCATTGCGAAAATCAGGGCTTGGATACACAATCATTCGTCCTGGTCCCCTGAAG GAAGAACCAGGTGGACAACGCGCTCTCATATTCGATCAAGGAAACAGGATTTCTCAG GGGATCAGCTGTGCCGATGTAGCTGATATCTGCGTGAAGGCGTTGCATGATTCGACTGCAAGGAACAAAAGCTTTGAT GTATGTTATGAATACGTTGCCGATCAAGGAAAGGAACTTTACGAGCTG GTGGCGCATTTGCCTGACAAAGCGAATAACTATCTAACACCGGCGTTGTCCGCTCTAGAGAAGAATACCTGA
- the LOC137738683 gene encoding histone acetyltransferase HAC1 yields the protein MNVQTHMSGQISGQVPNQAGSQMPVLSQHNGNALAPQMQNLGGPAHAMSNMDPELIKARQIVQGRIFQMIQQRPLPQPMNDTKFKEIVKKLDECLLKSARDKDDYMNPETLGSRLHNLIKRPSNQSQQYQQAVNSSSPAGTMIPTPGMSHNGNSNMMVTSSMDASMNTARGSTGITPTTVNTGNLVPTGAIHGGSFNRSDGSMSNGYQQSPASFSIGTGGNMSSMGVQRMASQMIPTPGFNSSNNQSFMNLDSSNNGGGFSTVDSSMVTQPQQQKQHIGGQNSRILHSLGSQMNSGIRSGMQQKSYGLPNGALNGGLGFANSVPVVNEPGTSEGYLTSTPYANSSKPLQQHFDQHQRPVMQGDSYGVSNADSFGPGNYYGAATSVGSMLNPQNLNSVSSTPMSKAISPLINSQSNIHGAQQSVHAKPQQLDQLEKMNFQTTLSSRDNMFQSHQQQQFQQQPNQYQQQPNQYQQQQQLGHQQRQQKQQNQQSQHMLNNDAFGHSQITPDVSSQANRGVDHHSEVMHQQGTEQFQLSEMHNQFHQHPADDRLRNAQHVPSGQHGISSSLSQTSQQMQQILHPHQLVAESQNDFSSHSAGAQSEPVLQDQWHPQSQDGTHRQVNISHEQHLQEDFHQRISGKDEAQCNNLSSEGPNAVQTISSRSTSRPPNSSSAVFGSSNGNREKQFKNQQRWLLFLRHARCCSAREGKCRELNCVTVQKLLKHMVTCNLPQCPHPRCHVTKKLVDHNKKCKDPACPVCPPVRNFLLTHPNKAQNRQVSDSGLQNSTNGSCKAYDREDTSARLVLKTNTAVETSEDRQPSIKRMKIEQSSQPVHPDSVSSAVKASVVIEPHVPQDLQIQDYQHGEISMPLKSEIAEVKMEVPSSSGQGSVDEMKDSVEDKGNPRHDGESVSYNESAGLAKQENIKHEKETDPAKHENATHTVENAAGTKSGKPKIKGVSMTELFTPEQVRAHITGLRQWVGQSKAKAEKNQAMEHAMSENSCQLCAVEKLTFEPPPIYCTPCGARIKRNATYYTMGAGDTRHYFCIPCYNEARGDMIVVDGTNIPKARLEKKKNDEETEEWWVQCDKCEAWQHQICALFNGRRNDGGQAEYTCPNCYIQEVERGERKPLPQSAVLGAKDLPKTILSDHIEQRLFKKLKVERQERARQQGKSYDEVPGAESLVIRVVSSVDKKLEVKQRFLEIFQEENYPTEFPYKSKVVLLFQKIEGVEVCLFGMYVQEFGAESQFPNQRRVYLSYLDSVKYFRPEVKAVTGEALRTYVYHEILIGYLEYCKLRGFTSCYIWACPPLKGEDYILYCHPEIQKTPKSDKLREWYLAMLRKAAKEGIVAELTNLYDHFFVTTAECKAKVTAARLPYFDGDYWPGAAEDLIYQMRQEEDGRKQNKKGSTKKTITKRALKASGQTDLSANASKDLLLMHKLGETISPMKEDFIMVHLQYACSHCCILMVSGNRWSCTQCRNFQLCDKCHEAEQKREERERHPINQREKHELRPFQITDVPVDTKDKDEILESEFFDTRQAFLSLCQGNHYQYDTLRRAKHSSMMVLYHLHNPTAPAFVTTCNICHLDIETGQGWRCEVCPEYDVCNNCYQKEGGVDHHHKLTNHPSIADRDAQNKEARQMRVVQLRKMLDLLVHASQCRSAQCQYPNCRKVKGLFRHGIQCKVRASGGCVLCKKMWYLLQLHARACKVSECHVPRCRDLKEHLRRLQQQSDSRRRAAVMEMMRQRAAELHNSSG from the exons ATGAATGTGCAGACACACATGTCAGGACAGATATCGGGGCAAGTGCCCAATCAGGCAGGATCTCAGATGCCTGTGCTCTCCCAGCATAATGGAAATGCCCTTGCTCCCCAAATGCAAAATTTAGGTGGGCCTGCTCATGCTATGTCCAACATGGATCCTGAACTTATCAAGGCACGCCAAATTGTGCAGGGGAGAAT ATTCCAAATGATACAGCAGCGACCACTTCCCCAGCCAATGAATGACACGAAGTTTAAGGAGATTGTTAAAAAATTGGATGAGTGTTTATTGAAAAGTGCTCGGGACAAG GATGACTATATGAACCCAGAAACGTTAGGTAGTCGTTTGCACAATTTGATTAAGCGACCCTCAAATCAAAGCCAACAGTATCAACAGGCTGTTAATTCTTCCTCTCCTGCTGGTACGATGATACCAACACCCGGTATGTCACACAATGGGAATTCAAATATGATGGTTACTTCTTCCATGGATGCTTCTATGAACACCGCTAGAGGTAGTACTGGCATAACGCCTACTACAGTCAACACAGGAAACCTGGTGCCCACTGGTGCCATACATGGCGGTTCATTCAATAGATCTGATG gtTCTATGTCTAATGGCTATCAGCAGTCTCCTGCCAGTTTCTCCATTGGTACTGGAGGGAACATGTCATCAATGGGTGTGCAAAGAATGGCTAGCCAAATGATTCCTACCCCTGGGTTTAATAGCAGTAATAATCAGTCTTTCATGAATTTGGATTCTTCTAATAATGGAGGTGGGTTCTCTACTGTTGATTCTTCAATGGTAACACAACCACAACAGCAAAAGCAGCATATTGGTGGTCAAAATAGCCGTATACTTCATAGCCTTGGCAGCCAAATGAATAGTGGAATAAGGTCTGGCATGCAGCAGAAATCATATGGGTTGCCAAATGGGGCTCTAAATGGTGGGTTGGGATTTGCGAACAGTGTACCAGTTGTTAATGAGCCTGGCACTTCTGAGGGCTATCTAACCTCAACACCCTATGCTAACTCTTCCAAACCATTACAACAGCACTTTGATCAACATCAGCGGCCGGTAATGCAAG GTGATAGCTATGGAGTGAGTAATGCAGATTCTTTTGGGCCTGGAAACTACTATGGTGCTGCGACCTCTGTTGGGTCAATGCTGAATCCTCAGAATTTGAATTCAGTCAGCTCGACACCCATGTCCAAggccatctctccccttataaatAGTCAGTCAAATATACATGGTGCCCAGCAAAGTGTCCATGCAAAGCCTCAACAACTTGATCAATTGGAAAAGATGAATTTCCAAACTACACTATCTTCAAGAGATAATATGTTCCAGTCTCACCAACAGCAACAATTTCAACAGCAACCTAATCAGTATCAACAGCAACCTAACCAGTATCAACAGCAGCAGCAATTAGGTCATCAACAACGTCAACAGAAGCAGCAAAATCAGCAGTCCCAGCATATGTTAAACAATGATGCATTTGGTCATTCTCAGATCACACCTGATGTAAGTAGTCAAGCAAACCGTGGTGTGGACCACCATAGTGAAGTTATGCACCAACAAGGTACAGAGCAGTTCCAATTATCAGAGATGCATAACCAATTCCATCAGCACCCTGCTGATGATCGGTTGAGGAATGCTCAGCATGTCCCATCCGGTCAACATGGTATCTCCTCCTCGTTGTCTCAAACTTCCCAGCAAATGCAACAGATATTGCATCCTCACCAATTGGTTGCAGAGTCTCAAAATGATTTCAGCTCTCATTCTGCTGGAGCTCAATCAGAACCAGTACTGCAGGATCAATGGCATCCTCAGTCACAAGATGGGACTCACAGACAGGTCAACATTTCCCATGAGCAGCATCTCCAGGAAGATTTCCATCAGAGGATATCTGGGAAAGATGAAGCCCAATGTAATAATTTGTCTTCAGAAGGACCAAATGCTGTTCAAACAATTTCATCTAGAAGCACATCTCGTCCCCCCAATTCATCGAGTGCTGTTTTTGGATCTTCTAATGGCAATCGGGAGAAACAGTTCAAAAATCAACAGAGATGGCTTTTGTTCTTGCGCCATGCTCGTTGTTGTTCAGCCCGTGAAGGAAAATGTCGCGAACTTAATTGTGTAACTGTTCAAAAACTGTTGAAGCACATGGTAACATGCAATTTACCTCAATGCCCACATCCTCGTTGTCATGTTACCAAGAAATTGGTTGATCATAACAAGAAATGCAAGGACCCAGCTTGCCCTGTTTGCCCTCCTGTTAGGAATTTTCTGCTGACACATCCGAATAAGGCACAGAATCGTCAAGTTTCTGATTCTGGTTTGCAGAATTCAACAAACGGATCGTGTAAAGCCTATGATAGAGAAGACACTTCAGCTAGATTGgttttgaagactaatacggcTGTTGAAACTTCTGAAGACAGGCAACCTTCTATAAAACGCATGAAGATAGAGCAGTCCTCTCAACCTGTTCATCCTGATAGTGTTAGTTCTGCAGTAAAAGCTTCTGTGGTTATTGAACCCCATGTACCCCAGGATTTACAGATCCAGGATTACCAACATGGAGAGATTTCTATGCCACTCAAGTCTGAGATTGCAGAAGTGAAAATGGAAGTTCCTTCAAGTTCTGGACAAGGGAGTGTTGATGAGATGAAGGATAGTGTTGAGGATAAGGGCAATCCAAGGCATGATGGTGAATCTGTCTCATATAATGAGTCCGCTGGTTTAGCTAAGCAAGAAAACATCAAACATGAGAAAGAAACTGATCCAGCTAAACATGAAAATGCTACGCATACTGTGGAAAATGCAGCTGGAACCAAGTCTGGGAAGCCTAAAATAAAAGGGGTATCAATGACTGAACTGTTCACTCCGGAGCAAGTTAGGGCCCACATTACAGGTCTTAGGCAGTGGGTTGGCCAG aGCAAAGCAAAGGCAGAGAAGAATCAAGCAATGGAGCATGCCATGAGTGAGAACTCCTGTCAGTTGTGTGCAGTTGAGAAGCTTACATTTGAGCCACCGCCAATATATTGCACACCTTGTGGTGCTCGTATCAAGCGCAATGCAACGTACTATACAATGGGGGCTGGTGACACACGACATTATTTCTGTATTCCATGCTATAACGAGGCTCGTGGAGACATGATAGTTGTTGATGGGACTAACATTCCAAAGGCAAGgctagagaagaagaaaaatgacgAGGAGACTGAAGAATGG TGGGTCCAATGTGACAAATGCGAAGCTTGGCAACATCAAATTTGTGCTTTGTTtaatggccgaaggaatgatgGTGGGCAAGCTGAATACACTTGCCCTAATTGTTATATACAAGAGGTTGAAAGGGGAGAGCGTAAACCTTTACCACAGAGTGCTGTTCTCGGGGCCAAAGATTTGCCGAAGACAATACTAAGTGACCACATAGAGCAACGGTTATTTAAGAAACTGAAGGTGGAAAGACAAGAGAGGGCGCGGCAACAAGGAAAGAGTTATGATGAG GTTCCTGGGGCAGAATCTCTTGTAATCAGGGTTGTTTCATCGGTTGACAAAAAATTGGAAGTAAAGCAGCGGTTTCTTGAAATTTTTCAGGAAGAAAATTATCCAACAGAGTTCCCATATAAATCTAAG GTTGTATTGTTGTTTCAGAAAATTGAAGGTGTAGAAGTATGCCTATTTGGCATGTATGTTCAAGAATTTGGAGCTGAAAGCCAGTTTCCGAATCAGCGGCGTGTGTATCTATCGTACTTGGATTCTGTTAAGTATTTCAGGCCCGAGGTTAAAGCGGTGACGGGAGAGGCTCTCCGCACTTATGTTTATCATGAAATTCTG ATTGGGTACCTTGAATATTGCAAGCTACGAGGGTTTACAAGCTGCTATATATGGGCTTGCCCTCCGTTGAAGGGTGAAGATTATATTCTATATTGTCATCCGGAGATTCAGAAAACACCAAAATCTGATAAGCTTCGTGAATG GTATTTGGCAATGCTTAGGAAAGCTGCCAAGGAAGGCATTGTTGCTGAACTCACTAATCTATATGACCATTTCTTTGTAACCACAGCTGAATGCAAGGCCAAAGTCACTGCAGCTAGGCTGCCCTATTTTGATGGTGACTACTGGCCTGGTGCAGCCGAGGATCTGATTTATCAGATGCGTCAAGAAGAGGACGGGAGAAAACAGAATAAGAAAGGATCGACCAAAAAGACTATAACAAAAAGGGCTCTAAAAGCATCTGGTCAAACTGATCTTTCGGCTAATGCGTCAAAGGATCTGCTACTAATGCACAAA CTTGGTGAAACCATTTCGCCAATGAAGGAGGATTTCATCATGGTTCATTTGCAGTACGCATGCTCTCACTGTTGTATACTAATGGTATCAGGAAACCGTTGGTCCTGCACTCAATGCAGAAATTTTCAGCTTTGTGATAA GTGTCATGAAGCAGAGCAAAAacgggaagaaagagagaggcaCCCTATCAATCAGAGGGAAAAGCATGAATTGCGTCCT TTTCAAATTACTGATGTACCTGTGGATACAAAGGACAAAGATGAAATTCTTGAGAGTGAATTCTTTGACACCAGACAGGCATTTCTCAGTCTTTGTCAAGGGAATCACTATCAGTATGATACTTTACGGCGGGCTAAACATTCCTCTATGATGGTCCTTTACCATCTTCATAACCCGACTGCTCCTGCGTTTGTGACAACATGCAATATATGTCATCTTGACATTGAAACAGGTCAAGGTTGGCGTTGTGAAGTTTGCCCTGAGTACGATGTATGCAATAACTGTTATCAGAAGGAAGGCGGTGTAGATCATCATCATAAATTGACAAATCATCCATCGATCGCTGATCGCGATGCACAAAACAAAGAAGCTAGGCAAATGCGAGTTGTACAG CTTCGGAAAATGCTTGATCTTTTGGTGCATGCATCACAGTGTCGTTCTGCACAATGTCAGTACCCCAATTGCCGTAAGGTGAAGGGACTTTTCCGCCATGGAATTCAATGCAAAGTCCGTGCATCTGGAGGATGTGTTCTCTGTAAGAAAATGTGGTATCTTCTTCAACTTCATGCTCGAGCTTGCAAAGTATCCGAGTGCCATGTGCCGCGTTGCAG AGATTTGAAGGAGCATTTGAGGAGACTGCAGCAGCAGTCTGATTCAAGAAGAAGAGCCGCTGTGATGGAGATGATGAGACAGAGAGCTGCTGAGCTACACAACAGTTCTGGGTGA
- the LOC137739872 gene encoding uncharacterized protein has product MSRLSFRPRPVDIHKKLPIVKSVKDFEDDDTPTSTRNSQLIRLASDATVELEAPPTPATPKKYVPEIPTPQFVVVDTYERDYSRTFGQPNSYLRARGARAELGEFVEYDLDNEDEDWLYEFNKERKILAPEKLESLLFKLEVLDHKARERAGVITPTLASPIPVLLQLDVASEALQAQSLRYAVIQSVYNYWKEKRERWQKPVLRRLQPPPPVNDTNPYNVFRPREKTHRLHTRRMQRRENNVQSFEKLRQVRRNLEQAKTIIEALIKREEKKREVMDNEVSLQIIQMKYKHETELLEDSLALPGFQPVSCKFGSSEDEFVDSDDVSNSQPRMRPPAIPNPPLTDSNLVMVPTGTMKQEFRRRHAPQGWLHKMDPLEPVLLFTRPLVPEKLAAAGIVPPSDSSVTNGASTPPIKFRGRIGRGGRLIFDRWNPLMHTPIDCGNSFYIPPKP; this is encoded by the exons ATGAGTAGACTTTCATTCAGGCCTCGCCCTGTTGATATCCACAAGAAGCTCCCCATTGTCAAATCCGTCAAGGACTTCGAAGACGATGATACCCCAACTTCCACCCGCAATTCTCAGCTCATCCGCCTCGCCTCCGACGCCACCGTTGAACTGGAGGCACCCCCGACCCCCGCCACTCCCAAGAAATATGTTCCTGAAATACCCACTCCTCAGTTTGTTGTTGTGGACACTTATGAGAGGGACTATTCTCGCACTTTTGGCCAGCCCAATTCGTACCTTCGCGCTAGAGGAG CTCGGGCCGAGCTCGGAGAGTTTGTGGAGTATGACCTAGACAATGAGGATGAGGACTGGCTGTATGAGTTCAACAAAGAGAGGAAGATTCTTGCACCTGAAAA GCTTGAGAGTCTTCTTTTTAAGTTGGAGGTTTTGGATCATAAGGCACGAGAAAGAGCAGGAGTTATAACTCCTACTCTTGCTTCACCAATCCCTGTACTTCTACAACTTGATGTTGCTAGTGAG GCTTTACAAGCTCAGTCTCTCAGATATGCTGTTATCCAGTCTGTTTATAAttattggaaagagaag CGTGAACGTTGGCAGAAGCCTGTTTTGCGGCGTTTGCAG CCTCCTCCACCAGTTAATGACACCAACCCGTACAATGTCTTTAGACCAAGGGAGAAAACCCACAGACTGCACACAAGAAGG ATGCAAAGAAGGGAAAATAATGTGCAGTCATTTGAAAAGCTTCGCCAG GTTAGGCGCAACCTGGAGCAAGCCAAGACCATAATAGAGGCTTTAATCAAG agagaagagaaaaagagGGAAGTCATGGATAATGAAGTTAGTCTTCAAATAATCCAAATGAAATACAAG CATGAAACTGAGCTCCTGGAAGATAGTTTGGCCCTTCCTGGATTTCAACCTGTATCTTGCAAATTTGGTTCAAGTGAGGATGAATTTGTTGATTCGGATGATGTTTCAAACAGCCAGCCCCGTATGCGACCTCCTGCAATACCTAATCCACCTTTAACAGATTCAAATTTAGTTATGGTTCCTACAGGAACCATGAAGCAAGAGTTCAGGCGGCGGCATGCACCACAAGGGTGGCTTCATAAAATG GATCCCCTTGAGCCAGTTTTGTTATTTACAAGACCTCTAGTTCCAGAAAAGTTGGCAGCAGCAGGCATTGTACCCCCATCAGATTCTTCAGTAACAAATGGAGCATCCACACCACCTATTAAATTCCGAGGAAGAATTGGTCGAGGAGGACGATTGATATTTGATAGATGGAATCCATTGATGCATACGCCAATCGACTGTGGGAATTCTTTTTATATACCGCCTAAACCCTGA